A genome region from Vicia villosa cultivar HV-30 ecotype Madison, WI unplaced genomic scaffold, Vvil1.0 ctg.002570F_1_1, whole genome shotgun sequence includes the following:
- the LOC131639250 gene encoding non-seed lectin-like → MAFHLTNLPTHRLFSLVFFFLLATNINSAQPLSFNFNKLTNGNPELILQGDAHFVDGGFVALTNRKPPATTTGRALYKTPVTLWNDTTGQVASFNTSFSFVVESPEEQHCPTDGLIFFIAPLDTVIPNNSDSRYLGVVDGKNAINRFVGLEFDLYPNYFDPYMRHIGIDVNSLISLKTEKWNWVSDSLTKVTITYDSPSNELSALVTYENGEYTSIAQAVDLKTVLPNIVRIGFSATSKTGVAHNIHSWSFASDLETTISSVSDI, encoded by the coding sequence ATGGCTTTTCATCTCACAAACCTTCCAACTCACAGACTATTCTCTCTTGTTTTCTTTTTCCTGTTGGCCACAAATATAAACTCAGCTCAACCACTTTCCTTCAATTTCAACAAACTCACCAATGGTAATCCAGAATTAATCCTTCAAGGGGACGCCCATTTTGTAGACGGTGGTTTTGTGGCACTCACCAACAGAAAACCTCCAGCTACAACCACAGGGCGTGCCTTATATAAAACACCTGTGACCCTTTGGAACGATACTACTGGCCAAGTTGCCAGCTTTAACACTTCCTTTTCGTTCGTTGTAGAATCCCCGGAGGAACAACATTGTCCAACTGATGGACTGATCTTTTTCATTGCACCCCTGGACACCGTGATTCCCAATAACTCAGACAGTAGATATCTAGGAGTAGTTGATGGTAAAAATGCAATAAATCGATTTGTTGGTTTAGAGTTTGACCTTTATCCCAATTATTTTGATCCCTATATGAGACATATTGGAATCGATGTCAACTCTTTAATTTCGCTCAAAACTGAGAAATGGAATTGGGTGAGTGATTCATTGACAAAAGTAACTATAACATATGACTCTCCTTCTAACGAGTTGAGTGCTCTTGTCACTTACGAAAATGGAGAATACACTAGCATTGCACAAGCGGTTGATTTGAAAACTGTGCTTCCCAACATTGTTAGGATTGGTTTTTCTGCTACTTCAAAAACTGGTGTAGCACACAACATTCATTCATGGTCATTCGCATCAGACTTGGAAACAACTATAAGCAGTGTCTCAGACATATGA
- the LOC131639261 gene encoding uncharacterized protein LOC131639261, producing MWGNEDRVGNKGVSLWWKDLVKIGRSPYYDPFLSSCCFGPKNGFNTLFWKSKWLTCLILRDEFSAAFEASRLKGVSVAGMDGWVNGEWVWGDLGVSEVVEVGLVVGEERESLRVLLEAYEGWGDGHDVVRWSANGGEDFSVASCYNGYANLRIPFGPPCRFEEAFRIVGKVGVPFKIKAFGWRLLENRLPTKDLLLKRCIPIPLAHLKCAFCGMEPETRDHSFVACNLVKNIWRGIAFWIGKRGIEVNECYSSFMDWRSFCKSIKLEEKKVDLIWLATTWSIWLARNGVCFREEKWSLDDLLWRIKTSVWRRTFCRDITQSNCSFYEFSKEPLFFCRN from the coding sequence ATGTGGGGTAATGAAGATCGTGTTGGTAACAAGGGGGTTTCTTTGTGGTGGAAAGACTTAGTGAAGATAGGGAGAAGTCCTTACTATGATCCATTTCTTTCTTCTTGTTGTTTTGGTCCGAAAAATGGTTTTAATACGCTTTTTTGGAAATCAAAGTGGttgacttgtttgattttgagagatGAGTTTAGTGCGGCTTTTGAGGCTTCCCGACTTAAAGGGGTGTCGGTGGCGGGGATGGATGGATGGGTGAATGGTGAGTGGGTGTGGGGTGATTTGGGGGTTTCGGAGGTGGTTGAGGTTGGTTTGGTGGTGGGGGAGGAGAGGGAGAGTTTGCGTGTTTTGTTGGAGGCTTATGAGGGGTGGGGTGATGGTCACGACGTGGTTAGGTGGAGTGCTAATGGGGGTGAAGATTTTTCAGTGGCATCTTGTTATAATGGTTACGCTAATCTTCGTATTCCTTTTGGTCCCCCTTGTAGATTTGAGGAGGCTTTTCGAATTGTGGGGAAAGTGGGCGTGCCGTTTAAGATTAAAGCTTTTGGATGGAGACTTTTGGAGAATCGGCTTCCAACCAAAGATCTTTTGTTGAAGAGATGTATCCCGATCCCTTTAGCTcatttaaaatgtgctttttgtGGCATGGAACCGGAAACAAGGGATCATTCTTTTGTTGCTTGTAATTTGGTTAAGAATATATGGAGGGGTATAGCTTTTTGGATAGGAAAAAGGGGGATAGAGGTTAATGAGTGTTATTCAAGTTTTATGGATTGGCGCTCATTTTGTAAATCTATAAAGTTAGAGGAAAAAAAAGTGGATTTAATTTGGCTTGCTACGACTTGGTCCATTTGGTTGGCTAGGAATGGGGTGTGTTTTAGGGAGGAGAAGTGGAGCTTGGATGATTTGCTTTGGAGGATCAAAACTTCAGTTTGGAGAAGGACTTTTTGTAGGGATATTACTCAATCCAATTGTTCCTTTTACGAATTTAGCAAAGAGCCTTTGTTTTTTTGTCGTAATTGA